The following proteins are co-located in the Aurantiacibacter atlanticus genome:
- a CDS encoding DCC1-like thiol-disulfide oxidoreductase family protein, producing MRYLIYDGDCPFCARYVDYLNLKKRFPDIELLSAREHPDHDAVRIVRVSGMLIDDGMAIVDDEEIVHGAEAISMLSGGMTHGVFFSSQERAKRSYGLLRKGRSAVLKLLGRQRLGF from the coding sequence ATGCGCTATCTGATATATGATGGGGACTGCCCCTTTTGCGCGCGCTATGTCGATTATCTGAATTTGAAAAAGCGCTTTCCAGACATTGAATTGCTGAGTGCCCGCGAGCACCCTGACCATGATGCCGTGCGAATTGTTCGCGTAAGTGGAATGCTGATCGATGATGGAATGGCGATAGTGGATGACGAAGAGATTGTGCATGGTGCCGAAGCGATCTCGATGCTTTCGGGAGGCATGACTCACGGCGTATTCTTCTCGTCGCAAGAACGCGCAAAGCGTAGTTATGGTTTACTTAGAAAAGGGCGTAGTGCGGTCTTGAAGTTGCTTGGACGCCAAAGGCTCGGCTTTTGA
- the ruvC gene encoding crossover junction endodeoxyribonuclease RuvC: protein MLIIGLDPSLSCTGWGVIRIEGSRISHIANGQVKTAAKAPIAQRLDHLHAAIAAVIGTHAPDRAAAEEIFANKNAQSTIKLAQARGAVLAACGAAGLEVREHAARLVKKAVVGTGAADKTQVQAMLKILLPGAQIAGADAADALAVAIADAHLG from the coding sequence ATGCTGATCATCGGCCTCGATCCTTCGCTCAGCTGCACCGGCTGGGGTGTCATCCGTATCGAAGGCAGCCGTATTTCGCACATCGCCAACGGGCAGGTGAAAACCGCCGCCAAAGCGCCGATCGCGCAGCGGCTCGATCATCTTCATGCAGCAATCGCAGCCGTGATCGGAACGCATGCGCCAGATCGCGCAGCGGCAGAAGAAATCTTCGCCAACAAGAATGCGCAAAGCACGATCAAGCTGGCACAGGCGCGCGGCGCGGTGCTGGCCGCGTGCGGCGCCGCAGGGCTGGAGGTGCGCGAACACGCGGCGCGGCTGGTCAAGAAGGCGGTTGTAGGCACCGGCGCGGCGGACAAAACGCAGGTACAGGCTATGCTCAAGATTCTGCTGCCGGGCGCGCAGATTGCCGGGGCCGACGCGGCAGATGCGCTGGCAGTTGCCATAGCTGACGCGCATCTGGGATAG
- a CDS encoding antibiotic biosynthesis monooxygenase family protein codes for MYLVVFRNRKRTGIDAAAYDRQAARMEELASQQRGYLSFKSYEAADGEVVAISEWRDEASARSWGRQAEHLVMQARGQREWYADYTLYACDNPHTRRFVARDQN; via the coding sequence ATGTACCTTGTCGTCTTCCGCAATCGCAAACGCACCGGCATTGATGCCGCAGCCTATGATCGACAGGCAGCACGCATGGAAGAACTGGCCAGCCAACAGCGGGGCTACCTCTCTTTCAAGAGCTACGAGGCCGCTGATGGCGAGGTGGTGGCAATTTCCGAATGGCGGGATGAGGCATCGGCGCGAAGCTGGGGCCGGCAAGCCGAACACCTTGTTATGCAAGCGCGCGGCCAGAGAGAATGGTATGCCGATTACACGCTCTATGCCTGCGACAATCCGCACACCAGAAGGTTCGTCGCGCGCGATCAGAACTGA
- a CDS encoding ArsC family reductase: MANIEIYGIPNCDTVKKARKWLDAQGVEYIFHDYKKEGVDADNLARWADRCGWEVLLNRRGTTFRKLDDAQKADITRDRALALMVEYPSMIKRPVAETQDGDRIVVGFNASEWENTIL; this comes from the coding sequence ATGGCCAACATCGAAATATACGGCATTCCAAACTGCGATACCGTCAAAAAGGCACGCAAGTGGCTGGATGCGCAGGGCGTGGAATACATTTTTCACGACTACAAGAAGGAAGGCGTTGACGCAGACAATCTGGCGCGTTGGGCGGATCGCTGCGGGTGGGAAGTTCTGCTCAACCGGCGCGGCACGACTTTCCGTAAACTGGACGACGCGCAGAAGGCCGACATTACCCGTGACAGGGCGCTGGCGCTGATGGTGGAATACCCCAGCATGATCAAGCGACCCGTGGCAGAGACGCAGGATGGGGATCGCATTGTGGTTGGCTTTAACGCCAGCGAATGGGAGAACACGATCCTCTGA